From a single Gemmatimonadales bacterium genomic region:
- the gyrB gene encoding DNA topoisomerase (ATP-hydrolyzing) subunit B has translation MAKNPNAVADGKPDYQAESIQVLKGLDAVRKRPGMYIGSTSENGLHHLVYEVVDNSIDEALAGHCDAITVTIHADNSITVADNGRGIPVDIHPTEKLSGVEVALTMLHAGGKFDKNTYKVSGGLHGVGVSVVNALSERLEVVVDRNGSRYRMAFVRGKTVKKLEILGKARGTGTTVRFKPDPEIFTVLEFHYSTLADRLRQLAFLNKGITITIKDEREGEKKEEVFFAKGGLAEFVQWLNRNKKPLHPKPITFTATKDDVEVDVALQYEDGYNENTFTFVNNINTHEGGTHLTGFKAALTRTINDVAKRRDFLKKEGFTLSGEDIREGLTCVLHVKVREPQFEGQTKTKLGNSEVEGIVKTLVNEHLGNYLEEHPPVARNIIEKAVSAARAREAARKARDLVRKKSGLENMVLPGKLADCSIDDPAHSEIYLVEGDSAGGSAKQGRNRSFQAILPLRGKILNVEKARIDKILGNEEIRAIITAVGTGVKDDFKLDDARYHKIILMTDADVDGAHIRTLLLTFFFRQMQELIEAGYVYIAQPPLYRVAKGKEEFYAYTDVERDEYAKRMTNGEGKGSINIQRYKGLGEMNPEQLWRTTMDPASRTILRVTMEDAATASELFDELMGDAVEPRRQFIERNARYVSNLDV, from the coding sequence ATGGCCAAGAATCCGAACGCCGTCGCAGACGGCAAGCCCGACTACCAAGCCGAATCGATCCAGGTCCTCAAGGGGCTGGATGCCGTGCGCAAGCGCCCCGGGATGTACATCGGGTCGACCAGCGAGAACGGCCTGCACCACCTGGTGTACGAGGTGGTGGACAACTCGATCGACGAGGCGCTCGCCGGCCACTGCGACGCGATCACCGTCACCATCCACGCCGACAACTCGATCACTGTCGCAGACAACGGGCGCGGCATCCCGGTGGACATCCACCCCACCGAGAAGTTGTCGGGGGTCGAGGTCGCGCTCACCATGCTGCACGCGGGCGGCAAGTTCGACAAGAACACCTACAAGGTGTCGGGCGGTCTCCACGGGGTGGGCGTGTCGGTGGTCAACGCGCTCAGCGAGCGGCTCGAGGTGGTGGTCGACCGCAACGGCAGCCGCTACCGGATGGCCTTCGTCCGCGGCAAGACCGTCAAGAAGCTCGAGATCCTGGGCAAGGCCCGAGGCACCGGGACCACCGTCCGGTTCAAGCCCGATCCCGAGATCTTCACCGTGCTGGAGTTCCACTACTCGACACTGGCGGACCGCCTGCGGCAGCTCGCGTTTCTGAACAAGGGCATCACCATCACGATCAAGGACGAGCGCGAAGGGGAGAAGAAGGAGGAGGTCTTCTTCGCCAAGGGCGGCCTGGCGGAGTTCGTGCAGTGGCTCAACCGCAACAAGAAGCCGCTCCACCCCAAGCCGATCACCTTCACCGCCACCAAGGACGACGTCGAAGTGGACGTGGCCCTGCAGTACGAGGACGGGTACAACGAGAACACCTTCACCTTCGTGAACAACATCAACACCCACGAGGGCGGCACCCACCTCACCGGGTTCAAGGCGGCGCTCACCCGGACCATCAACGACGTGGCCAAGCGGCGGGACTTCCTCAAGAAGGAGGGGTTCACCCTCTCGGGCGAGGACATCCGCGAGGGACTGACCTGCGTGCTGCACGTCAAGGTGCGGGAGCCGCAGTTCGAGGGTCAGACCAAGACCAAGCTGGGCAACTCCGAGGTGGAGGGCATCGTCAAGACCCTGGTCAACGAGCACCTCGGCAACTACCTGGAGGAGCACCCGCCGGTCGCGAGAAACATCATCGAGAAAGCCGTGAGCGCGGCCCGGGCCCGCGAGGCGGCTCGGAAAGCGCGCGACCTGGTTCGCAAGAAGTCGGGGCTGGAGAACATGGTGCTCCCCGGCAAGCTGGCCGACTGCTCGATCGACGACCCGGCGCACTCGGAGATCTACCTGGTCGAGGGCGATTCGGCCGGTGGCAGCGCCAAACAGGGCCGCAACCGTTCCTTCCAGGCGATCCTGCCGCTCCGGGGCAAGATCCTAAACGTGGAGAAGGCCCGGATCGACAAGATCCTGGGCAACGAGGAGATCCGGGCCATCATCACGGCGGTCGGCACCGGCGTGAAGGATGACTTCAAGCTCGACGACGCACGCTATCATAAGATCATCCTGATGACCGACGCCGATGTCGACGGCGCCCACATCCGGACGCTGCTGCTCACCTTCTTCTTCCGGCAGATGCAGGAGCTGATCGAGGCGGGCTACGTGTACATCGCGCAGCCCCCCCTCTACCGGGTGGCCAAGGGCAAGGAGGAGTTCTACGCCTACACCGACGTCGAGCGCGACGAATACGCCAAGCGGATGACCAACGGCGAGGGGAAGGGCTCCATCAACATTCAGCGCTACAAGGGGCTGGGCGAGATGAACCCGGAGCAGCTCTGGCGCACGACCATGGACCCCGCCTCCCGCACCATCCTGCGGGTCACCATGGAGGATGCCGCGACGGCCTCGGAGCTCTTCGACGAGCTCATGGGCGACGCCGTGGAGCCGCGCCGCCAGTTCATCGAACGGAACGCGAGGTACGTCAGCAACCTGGACGTCTAG
- the recF gene encoding DNA replication and repair protein RecF (All proteins in this family for which functions are known are DNA-binding proteins that assist the filamentation of RecA onto DNA for the initiation of recombination or recombinational repair.), which yields MRLRRLVVRGFRNLADLDCEPPDAGAAVLGSNAQGKTSLLEAIYYAVLFRSFRGAPDQEVARFDGPGFRVETAVGGGRVQSLVSSYQAAGRRKRIVVDGEETVRLADAVGGWLAVVFLPTDVALASGPAGERRQYLDRLLSLAQRPYLRALSRYRAALAQRNSALRQERDELARAFDAPLAAAGAEVVRARQLWAAEAAGQFAAELECLGEPGPTRLVYRSTDELADPAAWPAALEAVVPQDRARGMTSIGPHRDDLVLEIGGKALRNFGSTGQQRSAAVALKLLELTALRSATGTEPALLLDDVFAELDRERQRRLARRLLGGAGRQVFVTAPRPDELPAELALPVWTVDAGRLKQ from the coding sequence GTGCGGCTTCGCCGGCTGGTGGTCCGCGGGTTTCGTAACCTAGCCGATCTCGACTGCGAGCCCCCTGACGCCGGTGCGGCGGTTCTCGGCAGCAACGCACAGGGCAAGACCAGTCTGCTCGAGGCCATCTACTACGCGGTGCTGTTCCGCTCCTTTCGCGGAGCGCCCGATCAAGAGGTGGCCCGCTTCGACGGCCCCGGGTTTCGGGTGGAGACCGCCGTGGGCGGAGGGCGGGTGCAGTCGCTGGTGAGCTCGTACCAGGCGGCGGGCCGCAGGAAGCGGATCGTGGTAGACGGCGAGGAGACGGTCCGCCTGGCCGATGCAGTGGGCGGCTGGCTCGCGGTCGTGTTCCTTCCGACCGACGTCGCACTCGCGTCGGGGCCCGCGGGGGAGCGACGGCAGTATCTCGACCGGCTGCTGTCTCTGGCCCAGCGTCCCTACTTGCGGGCGCTCTCCCGCTACCGGGCGGCGCTGGCGCAGCGGAACAGCGCGCTACGGCAGGAGCGGGACGAATTGGCCCGGGCGTTCGATGCTCCACTTGCAGCGGCAGGCGCGGAGGTGGTGCGGGCTCGGCAGCTCTGGGCCGCCGAGGCCGCCGGGCAGTTCGCCGCGGAGTTGGAGTGCCTCGGGGAACCCGGGCCGACGCGGCTGGTCTATCGGAGCACCGATGAGCTTGCCGACCCGGCGGCCTGGCCGGCGGCGCTGGAGGCCGTGGTGCCGCAAGACCGGGCGCGGGGCATGACCAGCATCGGTCCCCACCGGGACGATCTGGTGCTCGAGATCGGCGGAAAGGCCTTGCGCAATTTCGGCTCGACCGGCCAACAGCGGAGCGCCGCGGTGGCGCTCAAGCTGCTGGAGCTCACGGCGCTCCGGAGTGCCACCGGCACCGAGCCGGCCCTGCTGCTGGACGACGTCTTCGCCGAGCTCGACCGAGAGCGCCAGCGCCGGCTGGCGCGCCGGCTACTGGGCGGAGCGGGCCGGCAGGTGTTCGTCACCGCGCCTCGTCCCGACGAGCTGCCGGCCGAGTTGGCACTGCCGGTCTGGACCGTGGACGCGGGGAGACTCAAGCAGTGA
- a CDS encoding cytochrome c-type biogenesis protein CcmH has protein sequence MKDRDENAGLGRRAFLRTGLAVLAAPLVSRPMGASMPHMAALLQAPAVQDSLSGRGIMGTVRDPDALGRPRQPTRAGEDGSEIQAIEQRLACNCGCTLDVFTCRTTDFSCTYSPRLHREVLALRQQGLTAQQILDAFVAKYGEKALMAPKPEGFNLAGYFVPGIAIAAAGAALFAVISRRRAALAGAGPPALAEDPGHRPSPEELERLQRALDEVED, from the coding sequence ATGAAGGATCGCGATGAAAATGCCGGGTTGGGCCGGCGCGCCTTTCTTCGGACGGGGCTCGCGGTGCTGGCAGCGCCGCTGGTGAGCCGGCCTATGGGCGCATCGATGCCGCACATGGCGGCCCTGCTCCAGGCTCCCGCGGTTCAGGATTCGCTCTCGGGCCGGGGCATCATGGGAACCGTGCGTGATCCCGACGCGTTGGGTCGTCCGAGGCAGCCCACCCGTGCTGGCGAGGACGGATCCGAGATTCAGGCGATCGAACAGCGCCTGGCCTGCAACTGTGGCTGCACGCTCGACGTCTTCACCTGCCGCACCACGGACTTCTCCTGCACCTACTCCCCCCGGCTGCACCGCGAGGTGCTGGCGCTGCGGCAGCAGGGGCTCACGGCCCAGCAGATTCTCGATGCGTTCGTGGCCAAGTACGGCGAGAAGGCCTTGATGGCACCGAAGCCCGAGGGGTTCAACCTGGCGGGCTACTTCGTACCGGGCATTGCCATTGCGGCGGCGGGCGCGGCGCTGTTCGCGGTGATCAGCCGCCGGCGCGCCGCGCTGGCCGGTGCGGGTCCACCCGCGCTGGCCGAAGATCCGGGGCATCGCCCCAGTCCCGAGGAGCTCGAGCGGCTCCAGCGGGCCTTGGACGAGGTCGAGGACTGA
- the glpK gene encoding glycerol kinase GlpK, whose protein sequence is MPSILALDQGTTGSTALLIHQDGTLLGRGYREFTQHYPQPGWVEHDPEEIVRVSIEAMREALAAGGDQPLGLGITNQRETAVLWDRRTLVPVAPAIVWQDRRTADRCRELREAGVEPMLRRRTGLVADPYFTATKLEWLLRDPALRRRAEKGELAAGTVESWLVARLTGGRVHVTDHTNASRTLLYDLAARDWETELLGTFGVPREILPLVVPSAGIVGETDPEHLGISLPIAGLAGDQQAALFGQGCCIDGLAKNTYGTGAFLLVYTGQHLPEPARGVLATAACGPRGEPAYALEGSVFIAGAAVQWLRDGLGLIMSAQETEAMARTVSDSGGVHFVPAFVGLGTPHWEAEARGTITGITRGTGRAHLVRAALEAMAFSSADLLDAMTADGRHRVPVLRVDGGAAANDWLMQFQADVMGVPVERPDMVETTALGAAGLAGIALGAWRDTAEFLRGRRFDRFEPGSTDSERGQRRRGWDRAVSATLAWARDGRRAGGDR, encoded by the coding sequence GTGCCCTCCATTCTCGCCCTCGATCAAGGCACCACCGGCTCCACGGCCCTCCTGATCCACCAGGACGGCACCCTGCTCGGCCGCGGCTACCGCGAGTTCACCCAGCATTATCCCCAGCCCGGCTGGGTGGAGCACGACCCGGAGGAGATCGTCCGCGTCTCCATCGAGGCGATGCGCGAGGCCCTCGCCGCCGGGGGCGACCAGCCGCTAGGACTTGGGATCACCAACCAGCGGGAGACCGCGGTGTTGTGGGACCGGCGGACGCTGGTGCCGGTGGCCCCGGCCATCGTCTGGCAGGACCGCCGGACGGCGGACCGCTGCCGCGAGCTGCGGGAGGCAGGGGTCGAACCGATGCTTCGCCGCCGCACCGGGCTCGTGGCCGACCCCTACTTCACCGCCACCAAGCTCGAGTGGCTGTTGCGCGATCCGGCACTCCGCCGTCGTGCGGAGAAAGGGGAGCTGGCCGCGGGCACCGTGGAGAGCTGGTTAGTGGCCAGGCTGACCGGTGGCCGGGTGCACGTCACCGATCACACCAACGCGTCTCGCACGCTGCTCTACGACCTCGCTGCCCGTGACTGGGAGACCGAGCTGCTGGGCACCTTCGGCGTGCCTCGGGAGATTCTTCCGCTGGTTGTGCCGTCCGCCGGAATCGTGGGCGAGACCGACCCGGAACACCTGGGGATCAGTCTTCCCATCGCCGGGCTCGCGGGCGACCAGCAGGCCGCGCTCTTCGGGCAGGGGTGCTGTATCGATGGACTGGCCAAGAACACCTATGGGACCGGGGCCTTTCTCCTGGTCTACACCGGTCAGCATTTGCCGGAGCCGGCTCGGGGAGTGCTCGCGACCGCCGCGTGCGGCCCGCGCGGCGAGCCGGCGTACGCGCTGGAAGGCAGCGTCTTCATCGCGGGGGCAGCCGTGCAATGGCTGCGGGACGGGCTGGGGCTCATCATGAGCGCGCAGGAGACCGAGGCCATGGCGCGCACCGTCTCTGACAGCGGGGGCGTGCACTTCGTCCCCGCCTTCGTGGGACTGGGCACTCCCCATTGGGAGGCCGAGGCGCGCGGGACGATCACCGGGATAACCCGGGGCACCGGCCGCGCCCACCTGGTCCGCGCGGCCCTGGAGGCGATGGCCTTCAGCAGCGCCGATCTGCTGGACGCGATGACCGCCGATGGCAGACACCGGGTCCCGGTCCTCAGGGTCGATGGAGGCGCCGCCGCCAACGACTGGCTGATGCAGTTCCAGGCAGACGTGATGGGCGTGCCGGTTGAACGCCCCGATATGGTGGAGACCACCGCACTCGGGGCGGCGGGCCTGGCGGGGATCGCCCTCGGCGCCTGGCGGGATACGGCGGAGTTCCTTCGCGGGCGGCGCTTCGATCGGTTCGAGCCGGGAAGCACGGACAGCGAGCGAGGGCAGCGGCGGCGGGGCTGGGACCGGGCGGTGTCCGCGACGCTCGCCTGGGCCCGGGACGGTCGCAGGGCCGGAGGAGACCGCTAG
- the mtnA gene encoding S-methyl-5-thioribose-1-phosphate isomerase has product MPTPIDWTRSQGVRILDQTLLPDQERYLDLETVEQVAEAIRMLRVRGAPLIGIAAAMGVTLDTRTSNTLGSVEAAAATLGATRPTAVNLRWALDRMVCRARDAAAQGQDLRQALLAEARDIWDEDRAMCARIGAAGLPLLGEEATVLTHCNAGALATGGIGTALAPVYTAHQAGKRVAVIADETRPLLQGSRLTAWELTRAGIPVTVIADGMAASRLRRGDVTCVIVGADRIAANGDVANKIGTYGVALAARAHGVPFYVAAPSSTVDLATPDGAAIPIEERGRDEVAGWRGHPAAPAGAGVWNPAFDVTPAELVTGIITDRGVFVPGDLSRALVSD; this is encoded by the coding sequence ATGCCGACACCGATTGATTGGACCAGGAGCCAGGGCGTCCGGATCCTGGACCAGACGCTCCTGCCGGACCAGGAGCGCTACCTCGATCTGGAGACCGTGGAGCAGGTGGCCGAGGCGATCCGAATGCTGCGAGTGCGCGGCGCCCCGCTCATCGGCATCGCGGCAGCGATGGGGGTGACGCTCGACACGCGAACCAGCAACACGCTCGGCAGCGTGGAGGCGGCCGCCGCCACCCTGGGTGCCACCCGTCCCACCGCCGTCAACCTGCGCTGGGCGCTGGACCGCATGGTGTGCCGCGCCCGGGACGCCGCGGCCCAGGGGCAGGACCTCCGGCAGGCACTGCTGGCCGAGGCGCGCGACATCTGGGACGAAGATCGCGCCATGTGCGCCCGGATCGGGGCCGCGGGCCTGCCGCTCCTGGGGGAGGAGGCCACGGTGCTCACCCACTGCAACGCCGGGGCGCTGGCCACCGGCGGCATCGGGACCGCGCTCGCCCCGGTCTACACCGCGCACCAGGCCGGCAAGCGGGTCGCGGTGATCGCGGACGAGACTCGTCCGCTGCTGCAGGGCAGCCGGCTCACCGCCTGGGAGCTCACCCGGGCGGGCATTCCGGTCACCGTCATCGCCGACGGGATGGCGGCGAGCCGGCTCCGCCGCGGGGATGTCACCTGCGTCATCGTCGGGGCCGACCGGATCGCCGCCAATGGCGACGTGGCGAACAAGATCGGGACGTACGGCGTGGCCCTCGCGGCGCGGGCGCATGGGGTGCCGTTCTACGTTGCCGCGCCGAGCTCGACGGTCGATCTCGCCACGCCCGACGGCGCGGCGATCCCGATCGAGGAGCGGGGGCGCGACGAGGTCGCGGGTTGGCGCGGCCACCCTGCGGCGCCGGCCGGCGCGGGGGTCTGGAATCCGGCGTTCGACGTGACGCCGGCCGAGCTGGTGACGGGTATCATCACCGATCGCGGGGTCTTTGTTCCGGGAGACCTCTCGCGCGCGCTGGTCTCGGACTGA
- a CDS encoding heme lyase CcmF/NrfE family subunit, with protein MTLLGQFALWVALLLGLWCVAIAFTGRWRGRPELSATVVRSVYAIFGCLVVASISLWKGLISHDFNIEYVAAYTSRNLPPYFIVSAFWAGQKGSLLFWAVVLSLFASLAQLLTPRRYAELMPYVAGVTSAVVAFFVSVMVFGSSPFERLPFTPADGRGLNPQLQNVGMVIHPPMLYLGYISITIPFAFAVAALLSRRLDTGWIQAIRKWTLVSWLFLSIGITLGMWWAYVELGWGGYWAWDPVENASLLPWLTMTAFLHSVMIQEKRGMLKRWNLGLIVGTFLLSIFGTFITRSGVIASVHSFTQSNVGYFFLSFLVLAAVLSFTLLYTRWPLLQADVQLESMLSREAAFLFNNLLFVGIAFSVLWGTLFPILSEAVRGTKITVGPPFFNRVNVPLGLLLLGLTGVGPLIAWRKASAANLRRQFLGPLAAGGLVLAALLAGGMRDLYPMMALALAAFVAGTIVQEFYRGVRARRRMHGESTPVALARLVARNRRRYGGYVVHTGMLIYFAAFAGMAFKVQQEATLRPGESVELRSPFGHVYRFTHVGISQYEALNRVVSAATVEVEKDGHKAGLLTSEKRQHVDSFKRPTFEPSTEVGIRSNLQEDLYLVFAGAVDGTEQAVYRFNINPLVWWVWFGGLVLACGGLLTMWPGGGPTVSAPRQAQAGYRVTLVGAGKDEA; from the coding sequence ATGACGCTGCTGGGACAGTTCGCTCTCTGGGTCGCCCTCCTCCTCGGGCTCTGGTGCGTCGCGATCGCGTTCACCGGGCGCTGGCGCGGGCGGCCCGAGCTGTCGGCCACCGTGGTGCGCTCGGTGTACGCCATCTTCGGCTGCCTGGTGGTGGCGTCGATCTCGCTCTGGAAGGGGCTCATCAGCCACGACTTCAACATCGAGTACGTGGCCGCGTACACCAGCCGGAACCTGCCGCCCTACTTCATCGTCTCCGCGTTCTGGGCGGGACAGAAAGGCTCGCTGCTCTTCTGGGCGGTGGTCCTCTCGCTGTTCGCCAGTCTCGCCCAGCTGCTGACGCCTCGGCGGTACGCGGAGCTCATGCCCTACGTGGCCGGTGTCACCTCCGCGGTAGTGGCCTTCTTCGTGAGCGTGATGGTGTTCGGCTCCAGCCCGTTCGAGCGCCTGCCGTTCACCCCGGCGGATGGCCGGGGATTGAATCCGCAGCTGCAGAACGTGGGGATGGTGATCCACCCGCCGATGCTCTACCTGGGCTATATCAGCATCACTATTCCGTTCGCCTTCGCCGTGGCGGCGTTGCTGTCCCGGCGGCTGGATACCGGCTGGATCCAGGCGATCCGCAAATGGACCTTGGTGAGCTGGCTCTTTCTCTCGATCGGCATCACCCTGGGCATGTGGTGGGCCTACGTGGAGCTCGGCTGGGGAGGCTACTGGGCATGGGACCCGGTGGAGAACGCCAGCCTGCTGCCCTGGCTCACCATGACCGCGTTTCTCCATTCGGTGATGATCCAGGAGAAGCGGGGGATGCTCAAGCGGTGGAACCTGGGCCTCATCGTGGGGACGTTCCTGCTGAGCATCTTCGGCACCTTCATCACCCGGTCGGGCGTGATCGCCAGTGTGCACAGCTTCACCCAGTCCAACGTGGGCTACTTCTTCCTCAGCTTCCTGGTGCTGGCCGCGGTTCTGTCGTTCACCCTGCTGTACACCCGCTGGCCGCTGCTCCAGGCCGATGTCCAGCTCGAATCGATGCTGAGCCGCGAGGCGGCGTTCCTGTTCAACAACCTGCTGTTCGTGGGGATCGCGTTCTCGGTCCTGTGGGGCACCCTCTTCCCCATTCTCTCCGAGGCTGTGCGGGGCACCAAGATCACGGTCGGCCCGCCGTTCTTCAACCGCGTGAACGTCCCGCTCGGCCTGCTCCTCCTGGGGCTGACGGGGGTGGGCCCGCTCATCGCCTGGCGCAAAGCATCGGCGGCCAATCTGCGGCGGCAGTTCCTCGGACCGCTGGCCGCGGGTGGTCTCGTGCTGGCCGCGCTCCTCGCGGGCGGCATGCGCGACCTCTACCCGATGATGGCGCTGGCGCTCGCCGCCTTCGTGGCGGGGACCATCGTGCAGGAGTTCTATCGCGGCGTCCGTGCCCGCCGGCGGATGCATGGAGAGTCGACTCCGGTGGCCTTGGCCCGTCTGGTCGCGCGGAACCGGCGACGCTACGGGGGCTATGTGGTGCACACCGGGATGCTGATCTACTTCGCGGCGTTCGCGGGGATGGCGTTCAAAGTGCAGCAGGAGGCCACCCTCCGGCCCGGCGAGTCGGTCGAGCTCCGCAGCCCGTTCGGCCACGTATATCGCTTCACTCACGTCGGCATCTCCCAGTACGAGGCACTCAATCGGGTGGTCTCCGCGGCGACGGTCGAAGTGGAGAAGGACGGGCACAAGGCGGGCCTGCTAACCTCGGAGAAGCGGCAGCACGTGGACAGCTTCAAGCGGCCGACGTTCGAGCCCTCCACCGAAGTCGGCATCCGCAGCAACCTGCAGGAGGATCTGTATCTGGTGTTCGCCGGCGCAGTGGACGGCACGGAGCAGGCGGTCTACCGATTCAATATCAATCCGCTGGTCTGGTGGGTTTGGTTCGGCGGACTGGTCCTGGCCTGCGGCGGGCTGCTGACGATGTGGCCCGGTGGCGGGCCGACGGTGTCCGCTCCGCGCCAGGCGCAGGCGGGATATCGGGTGACGCTGGTCGGAGCAGGGAAGGATGAGGCATGA
- a CDS encoding zinc ribbon domain-containing protein, whose amino-acid sequence MTWEAAVAALVGLAAVWTVLQPLLRPARNVAPVFEPLDPEETPKGIALAALKEIEFDRETGKLSDADYELLKSRYTAAALDALRAESAVAPDDLELMIAARTRVLRSAARLGSPGDPLPRDLSPGDLSPADASPGMPSCSVCGPRPEPDAVFCSSCGRRLPVAGTCDRCGAPLGPDSQFCEQCGSQVAA is encoded by the coding sequence ATGACCTGGGAGGCGGCCGTGGCGGCGCTGGTAGGGCTGGCGGCGGTCTGGACGGTGCTGCAGCCGCTCCTCCGCCCGGCCCGCAACGTGGCTCCGGTGTTCGAGCCGCTCGATCCGGAGGAGACTCCCAAGGGCATTGCGCTGGCCGCGCTCAAGGAGATCGAGTTCGACCGGGAGACCGGCAAGCTATCGGACGCCGACTACGAGCTGCTCAAGTCCAGGTACACCGCCGCCGCCCTCGACGCGTTGCGCGCCGAGTCGGCGGTGGCGCCCGACGATCTCGAGCTCATGATCGCTGCCAGGACTCGCGTCCTCCGCTCCGCTGCGAGGCTGGGCTCGCCGGGCGATCCGCTACCGCGCGATCTGTCGCCGGGCGATCTTTCGCCGGCCGACGCGTCGCCGGGCATGCCCTCGTGTTCGGTGTGCGGCCCGCGGCCGGAGCCGGACGCGGTGTTCTGCTCTTCCTGCGGCCGCCGCCTTCCGGTGGCCGGCACCTGCGACCGCTGCGGTGCCCCGCTCGGTCCGGACAGTCAGTTCTGCGAGCAGTGCGGCAGCCAGGTGGCGGCGTGA
- a CDS encoding DUF721 domain-containing protein produces the protein MTEKRRPTSLADALASYLRQSGFSKRMQQAGIIEEWASLVGPQIAAVTAPESVTQDGVLRVRVATAPWANELSLMTPKILARLNAGRTGRVKEIRWVPGLLDRPRP, from the coding sequence GTGACCGAGAAGCGCCGTCCCACCTCGCTGGCCGATGCGCTGGCGAGCTACCTCCGGCAGTCGGGCTTCTCCAAGCGGATGCAGCAGGCGGGCATCATCGAGGAGTGGGCCAGCCTGGTGGGGCCGCAGATCGCGGCGGTCACCGCGCCGGAGTCGGTCACCCAGGACGGGGTGCTCCGCGTCCGCGTCGCCACCGCGCCCTGGGCCAACGAGCTGAGTCTGATGACCCCCAAGATCCTGGCCCGGCTCAATGCCGGCCGGACCGGGAGAGTGAAGGAAATCCGCTGGGTGCCCGGCCTCTTGGACCGGCCCCGGCCCTGA
- a CDS encoding cytochrome c maturation protein CcmE, producing MKAGHKFLLGAALIVGSVGFLIAEGVKETGVYFLTPAELAAKTASDPTFVENVGFKVGAKVVPGSVHRDNASRTIDFKVSDGVKTYPVTYHGLVPDTFTDANDIEVVVEGRLGRDGVIRATDVLAKCGSRYEAVPKT from the coding sequence ATGAAGGCTGGTCACAAATTCCTGCTCGGTGCCGCACTCATCGTCGGCAGCGTCGGGTTCCTCATCGCCGAAGGCGTGAAGGAGACCGGGGTCTACTTCCTGACGCCCGCGGAGCTCGCCGCCAAAACTGCCAGCGATCCCACCTTCGTCGAGAACGTCGGGTTCAAGGTAGGCGCCAAGGTGGTGCCGGGCTCGGTCCACCGCGACAACGCCAGCCGCACGATCGATTTCAAGGTCTCGGACGGGGTGAAGACCTATCCGGTCACCTACCACGGGCTGGTGCCGGACACCTTCACCGATGCCAACGATATCGAGGTGGTGGTCGAGGGCCGGCTCGGTCGAGACGGCGTGATCCGGGCCACCGACGTGCTCGCCAAGTGCGGCTCCCGCTACGAGGCCGTTCCCAAAACCTGA
- a CDS encoding enoyl-CoA hydratase-related protein — protein sequence MAFSTLLFDLTDGIAQITINRPDKLNALNATVIAELDQAVTRIETDATVRGVILTGAGPKAFVAGADIGEIAGQDAMGGRARSLAGQAMMRRLERCGKPVIAAVNGFALGGGCELAMACHLRIASEGARFGQPEVKLGIGPGYGGTVRLPRLVGRGRALQLLLTGEMIDAEEAFRIGLVNRVVPAERLLEEATRLLRTILENGPLAVRACLESVDAGLGMGLDDALLFEANYFGLLSATQDMREGARAFLEKRKPSFEGK from the coding sequence ATGGCCTTCTCGACACTGCTCTTCGATCTCACCGATGGCATCGCCCAGATCACCATCAACCGTCCGGACAAGCTCAACGCGCTGAACGCCACCGTCATCGCCGAGCTCGACCAAGCCGTGACCCGAATCGAGACCGATGCCACCGTTCGCGGCGTCATTCTCACCGGCGCCGGCCCCAAGGCGTTCGTCGCCGGTGCCGACATCGGCGAGATCGCCGGCCAGGACGCCATGGGCGGGCGCGCCCGCTCGCTCGCCGGGCAGGCGATGATGCGGCGACTGGAGCGGTGTGGCAAACCGGTCATCGCCGCCGTCAACGGATTCGCGCTCGGCGGGGGGTGCGAGCTCGCGATGGCCTGTCATCTCCGGATCGCGAGCGAGGGCGCCAGGTTCGGCCAGCCTGAGGTGAAACTGGGCATCGGACCCGGCTACGGGGGCACGGTCCGGCTGCCGCGGCTCGTCGGCCGGGGCCGGGCCCTCCAGCTGCTGCTCACGGGGGAGATGATCGACGCGGAGGAGGCGTTCCGCATCGGCCTGGTCAACCGGGTGGTGCCCGCCGAGCGGCTGTTGGAGGAAGCCACGCGGCTGCTCCGCACCATTCTGGAGAACGGACCGCTCGCCGTACGCGCCTGCCTGGAATCGGTGGATGCCGGGCTGGGGATGGGCCTGGACGACGCCCTGCTGTTCGAGGCCAACTACTTCGGCCTGCTCTCCGCCACCCAGGATATGCGGGAGGGAGCCCGGGCCTTTCTGGAGAAGCGGAAGCCTTCCTTCGAGGGTAAATGA